One Setaria italica strain Yugu1 chromosome II, Setaria_italica_v2.0, whole genome shotgun sequence DNA segment encodes these proteins:
- the LOC101755886 gene encoding uncharacterized protein LOC101755886: MSTNNTNAGSPATSQDAAADGADKQQQQQQDTVKKTVQTVEVRSSAGQPDEEGVLKPVRVVHEIPAKDAKENPGVKQD, encoded by the exons ATGTCGACCAACAACACCAACGCCGGCAGCCCGGCCACCTCCCAG GACGCCGCTGCTGATGGAGCggacaagcagcagcagcagcagcaggacacGGTGAAGAAGACGGTGCAGACGGTGGAGGTGCGGTCGTCGGCGGGGCAGCCGGACGAGGAGGGCGTGCTCAAGCCCGTCAGGGTGGTGCACGAGATCCCCGCCAAGGACGCCAAGGAGAACCCCGGCGTCAAGCAGGACTAG